The DNA sequence GACAATCCTTTGTTGGTGCCAATGACAACGATTGAAGCACAGAAGGAACTGGCTCCCCTGAAAGATCTGAAAGTCGGACAGATAAGTCAGCCCATTCAACTGGATTCTGATCACGTGGCAATATATTTGGTTAAAAAATATCAGAATCAGGAAAAGATTCCTTTTGAAGAAGTAAAGGACAATATCAAATTGGCGTTAAGCCAACAGAAGGTTCAGGCACAGCGACAGGCATATCTACAGGGATTGATCGATAGCGCTAATATCGAGATAGTCGATCCTTCCGTCTTTGAAGCCCCGCAACAAAGTGGGCAACCTGCAGATCAGGAAGAAAGCGGAAAGCAAGAAGCAACAACGCAAAACGGCTCTCAAGCTCCGACGTCTCAACCCGATAACCAGCAATCTCAGCAGTAGTTAATCATGAGGGGGCATTTGCCCCCTCATGATCTTTGTTTCGGCTATTCTCATAGAAGAGACCTAAAAAGAGCAAGGTTTGACTCAAGCACTTTCCCGGATAAAAGGTCTTCTAAGGCCATTTCGTAGTGCTTTACGTCAATCGTAGGGATAAGGTTTTCCCTTGCGAGGGTGGCAAGTATCGTCATGTTCTGCATTCGCGGATCGGGCACCTTTGCCGTCACTGAGTATTCTTTGATGGAGCGTCTTTTGCATTCCCTGGTTATATCTTCGCATGTTACAGGCCTTTCCCTGCCAAGGCGAACGTTTAGAGGTTGTAATGATACATTGTAGTAAACCAGTATACCACCATCCTTAAGGTGGCTGCTTAACCCTCTTAAGGCTTCGTGTATCTCCAAGGCCAAAACCATATCCGCCTGTCCAGGCATGATCAGAGGCGAAAAAGCCCCATCTCCTATTCTAATATGCGATGTAACCATGCCCCCTCGTTGAGCCAATCCGTGTGTATCTACCCCTTTTACCGGCAAGCCCGCGTAATTTGCAGCCCGTATTATTGTTTCGCTTAGCAGACCTATACCTTGGCCCCCCACGCCGATCACAAAGATGTCCCGTTTCATCTTTATCCCCCTCCAGTCATCTCTCAAAATACGACTAGTCCTCGTACCTTAAGGCCTTTACGGGACAGGTTTGAACACAAGAGCCATCTCCTATACACAACTCTTCTGATACCTCAACCGAGCCGTCATCTTTCAACTGAAAACTGGGGCATGCAAAGGCCTTTACGCATTCATATATGCGCTTGCATTTTTCTTGATCAACGGATACCTGTCTTTTTGTCAATTTGCCCTTTCGGCGTTGTTCTCTCGTGAACTTGAGCATACATGGATGTGAGGCAATTACGACGGAAAACCCTTCCTCTAATACTGCCTCTCGGACTGCCTCTGTCAGTTTTTGTTGTGAATAGGCATCGACCACCCTTATGGACTTGACCCCAAGGCCTTCGAGCATTTTCTTTATGGAGATTGCGTCCGTGGGACCATTAAAATTCTTTCCCGATCCGGGATGATCTTGATGACCCGTCATTGCCGTCGTGCCATTTTCCATTATTACCAGCGTCATATTGTGGCGGTTAAAGACTGCGTTGATAATCCCTGGTAGCCCTGCATGAAATAGGGTGGAGTCGCCTATAAAGGCCACGACCTTTCGTTCATCGTTAAAAAGCGAAAGCCCCGACCCTGTGCCTGTGGAATGTCCCATGCATAACATAACTTGCCCCATCTCGTGAGGTTCAAGGTAGCCCAAAGTGTGACAACCTATATCTGCCACTGTTATGTCGGTATCTTTTAAGGCGCGTATTATCGCGTAAAATGCAGATCTATGCCCGCATCCAGGACATAGCTGAGGGGGTCTCGGCGAGGGCATAGGGCCTTTAGGCGAGAAGCCCATATCCGGAAGCATGTCCGGCCAAGTCTTTTTCATGACACTGTAGACCTTTTCCGGCACGTATTCGCCAACCCAATCTTCCAGGTCCTTTTTACCGATGATCCTGCTTTTTATGCCTGAATCAAAGGCTATGGATTTTACCTCAACTTCTATGAAGTTATCCAGTTCTTCAAGAACCTTGACCTCATCGTGAGAGGCTAAAAAGTCGGCAACTAGCTTTCGGGGTAAGGGGTAGGCCATGCCCAACTTTAAGATGTCCGGCTTTTCATCAGCAAATTGAAGGACGTCCATCAAAGAAAGAAACGGAAGTCCTGCCGTTATTATTCCGCGCCTGTTGTTGTCGTTTTTAACAAACAAATTAAAAGGCGAAAATTCGGCGTATTCTCGAAGTCTTTCGACATTTTCAAGCGCCCTTCGTTTCATCGGGTACACGGTAGCTGCCGTTAGAGGGATATAGCTATCGGATTTTGGATCAAATCGCGGCGTGGGATCGAGAGGTTTGGGATTCCAGCGACCAAACCGCACCTTTTCCTTGGCGTGGCATACATGCGTCGTGAGCCTTACTATGACGGGCATGTTATGTTCTTTCGACAACTTTGCTGCCTCAAGAAACATCTCGTATGACTCTTTGGGCGATGCAGGTTCGAAAACAGGCACATACGCCAAACGAGCAAGATGTCTGTTGTCCTGCTCGTTTTGAGAGGAGTTTGCACCAGGGTCGTCGCCCAATACTATTACCATCCCCCCCAGAAGATTCATCATCGACAATTGCACGAAGGAGTCGGCAGCGACATTTAACCCTACGCTTTTAAAAAAGCAACAAGACAGATGTCCATTTATGCTACCGCCAAACGCTACTTCAAGTGCAACTTTCTCATTTGTCGAAAACTCAAAGTAAAATGGGCGTCTTTCGTGTGGAATGGAAGCTATTGCTTCAGCGATCTCAGGGGTTGGAGATCCTGGATAGGATGAAGCTACCCTAACGCCAGCTTCCACCATAGCTCTAACTATGGCAGTGTCACCCATAACTATCTCGCTGAAGGGTTCCTCCCTCAAAAGCATTTCTCCCATATCCTTCAAGGCCATCACCTCGCCTCGTGTTAATTGAACTAAATTTATTTTAGCATAAACATCAAGATACTTTTATAAAGAAATATTACTTGACAAAAAATCATATAATGCGTATCCTTGTATCCAGGATCCTGGAATACATTTATAAATACGACATTCATTGTTCTTTTGGAGGGGGTACTAATGAGCGAACTGAAGTTTATCGAACCGATATCTTACGATGAATTCCGACCAATAAGGGATTTAGTGCTCGAACGTTTACGTGAAGCAATACTTAATAAAAAGTTAAAGCCAGGAGATCGTATAGTTGAATCTGAACTTGCTCAGGCACTAAACGTCAGCCGCACTCCGGTACGTGAAGCTTTGCGAGTTCTTGAAGCCGAAGGCCTTTTAAAGAGAGCGCCGAGGAAAGGTCTATTTGTTAAAGGCATTATGATTGAAGATGTAGTGGAAATTTATTCAATTCGTATTGCATTAGAAACGCTAGCCGTTTCAAAGGCCGTCAACTCCATAAGCTTGCCAGAGATAAACAGACTTAAATCTCTTGTCGAACAAATGAAAGAATATACGGATTCCAGGCAATCAGAGAAGCTTTTTTCAGTTTGCCAGGAGTTTAACGACATCCTGATTAGAGCTTGCAGAATGCCAAGGCTAATCAAACTTGTCAAAGTCTATATGGAATACTTGGAAGATTTTCGTGCCATCTCGATGGCAAAGCATGAAAGACAAGTAGCAGCTCTGAAAGAACATGAAGATATTTTGCAGGCTGTAATCGATAGAGATCCGCAAAAAGCCGAAAGAGCAGTTAGAAAGCATCTACAAGGGGCTTTAGAGTCTTTCTTGAAGGAAGAAGGGCTTTATGAAGAGCATGAAGCAGATAAAAAGGTGGTGAAATAGAAATCATGGATGAAATTCGTGTCCTTACGCCAAATGGAATGTTGGGTTATGGTTTTCCTGTTAAGTGGTTTGAGCGGGCTTTATCTATGAATCCTCACGTTATAGCAGTAGATTCTGGTTCTACAGACAGTGGTCCCCATAAACTTGCGACTGGTGTCATGACTTGTTCGAGAGCGGCTTATACTAAGGACATATCACTTCTTTTGGATGCTGTGAACGAAAAGAAAATTCCTCTTTTTATCACTTCAGCTGGTGGGGCCGGTACTAATGATCAAGTTGACATTTTTTTGGATATCATTAGGGCTATATCAGAAGAAAGAGGCTACCACTTCAGAATAGCGGCTATATATAGTGAAATAAATAAAGAAATCATAAAGAAAAAACTGAGAAACAACGAGATCGCTCCGTGTGGACCGGCTTCACCTCTTACAGAAGAGGAAATAGACTTGGCTACAACTATAGTAGCTCAAATGGGAGTAGAACCACTTTTAAAGGTGTTAAATGAAAGTGAAGTAGATGTTGTAGTTGCTGGTAGAGCCTACGACCCTGTTTCGATAGCAGCCATCCCTATTAATAATGGATTTGATCCGGGACTCGCCTGGCATATGGGGAAAATTATGGAGTGTGGAGCCCTTTGCGCTGAACCAGCAGGCAAAGTGATGTTTGGAATAATACGTAAAGATCACTTTATTCTAGAACCTGGCAGCCTTGAAGAGCGATGCACTGCATGGTCGGTGGCTGCGCATACTTTATATGAAAAATCTCACCCCTATATGTTGCCTGGTCCCGGTGGTACGTTAGACTTGTCTAATGCCAAGTTTGAACAGGTAGATGATCGAAGGGTTAAGGTATCTGGCAGTAAATTTATACCTTCTGATAAATATACAGTTAAACTAGAAGGAGCTAAAAGAGTTGGGTTTCGTTCGATATTTATTGCCGGGGTCAGAGACCCCATTTTAATAGAGCATATCGATGATGTTATAACTCAGGTTACTGAAGATGTAAAGGATTATTTCAAAGACATATCGGCTGATCAATATAAGATGATATATCACATATATGGCAAAAATGGGGTTATGGCCGAATATGAGCCCATGAAGGATTTCAAGCCTCTTGAATTATGCATTATTTTAGAGGTTGCTGCATCTACACAGGAATTGGCCACCGCAATATGCTCTAGGGCTAGGACGGAACTTTTACATTGTCCTTATGAAGGACGCATAGGTACAGCGGGCAACATAGCACTTCCATTTACACCTCTTGAGATCCCTTTAGGAGAAGTATGTGCTTTTAATGTTTATCATCTTATGGAGATTGATAATCCTGCAAATCTTTTTCCCGTCAAGTATTTGGAGGTGTAGGTATGAATAAAAAAACTGTAAAACTTAAAGATATAGCAAAGGTTATAAGGAGCAAAAACGCTGGTCCATTTGAGATAACTTTCGACATAATATTCAAAACGAAAGAGGATTACGAAAAGGTCAAAGCTTCAGGTGTGCTGAACAAAGAACTTATAGCCCGTATATATAGCTTAGATCCGCAAAGAATTTTAACATTTGTGTTTTATGATGCAGCCAACGCCGTAAAGATCACCATACCGCGAATGCGAC is a window from the Acetomicrobium flavidum genome containing:
- a CDS encoding thiamine pyrophosphate-dependent enzyme, which produces MALKDMGEMLLREEPFSEIVMGDTAIVRAMVEAGVRVASSYPGSPTPEIAEAIASIPHERRPFYFEFSTNEKVALEVAFGGSINGHLSCCFFKSVGLNVAADSFVQLSMMNLLGGMVIVLGDDPGANSSQNEQDNRHLARLAYVPVFEPASPKESYEMFLEAAKLSKEHNMPVIVRLTTHVCHAKEKVRFGRWNPKPLDPTPRFDPKSDSYIPLTAATVYPMKRRALENVERLREYAEFSPFNLFVKNDNNRRGIITAGLPFLSLMDVLQFADEKPDILKLGMAYPLPRKLVADFLASHDEVKVLEELDNFIEVEVKSIAFDSGIKSRIIGKKDLEDWVGEYVPEKVYSVMKKTWPDMLPDMGFSPKGPMPSPRPPQLCPGCGHRSAFYAIIRALKDTDITVADIGCHTLGYLEPHEMGQVMLCMGHSTGTGSGLSLFNDERKVVAFIGDSTLFHAGLPGIINAVFNRHNMTLVIMENGTTAMTGHQDHPGSGKNFNGPTDAISIKKMLEGLGVKSIRVVDAYSQQKLTEAVREAVLEEGFSVVIASHPCMLKFTREQRRKGKLTKRQVSVDQEKCKRIYECVKAFACPSFQLKDDGSVEVSEELCIGDGSCVQTCPVKALRYED
- a CDS encoding 2-oxoacid:acceptor oxidoreductase family protein; translated protein: MKRDIFVIGVGGQGIGLLSETIIRAANYAGLPVKGVDTHGLAQRGGMVTSHIRIGDGAFSPLIMPGQADMVLALEIHEALRGLSSHLKDGGILVYYNVSLQPLNVRLGRERPVTCEDITRECKRRSIKEYSVTAKVPDPRMQNMTILATLARENLIPTIDVKHYEMALEDLLSGKVLESNLALFRSLL
- a CDS encoding GntR family transcriptional regulator, which produces MSELKFIEPISYDEFRPIRDLVLERLREAILNKKLKPGDRIVESELAQALNVSRTPVREALRVLEAEGLLKRAPRKGLFVKGIMIEDVVEIYSIRIALETLAVSKAVNSISLPEINRLKSLVEQMKEYTDSRQSEKLFSVCQEFNDILIRACRMPRLIKLVKVYMEYLEDFRAISMAKHERQVAALKEHEDILQAVIDRDPQKAERAVRKHLQGALESFLKEEGLYEEHEADKKVVK
- a CDS encoding acyclic terpene utilization AtuA family protein, with protein sequence MDEIRVLTPNGMLGYGFPVKWFERALSMNPHVIAVDSGSTDSGPHKLATGVMTCSRAAYTKDISLLLDAVNEKKIPLFITSAGGAGTNDQVDIFLDIIRAISEERGYHFRIAAIYSEINKEIIKKKLRNNEIAPCGPASPLTEEEIDLATTIVAQMGVEPLLKVLNESEVDVVVAGRAYDPVSIAAIPINNGFDPGLAWHMGKIMECGALCAEPAGKVMFGIIRKDHFILEPGSLEERCTAWSVAAHTLYEKSHPYMLPGPGGTLDLSNAKFEQVDDRRVKVSGSKFIPSDKYTVKLEGAKRVGFRSIFIAGVRDPILIEHIDDVITQVTEDVKDYFKDISADQYKMIYHIYGKNGVMAEYEPMKDFKPLELCIILEVAASTQELATAICSRARTELLHCPYEGRIGTAGNIALPFTPLEIPLGEVCAFNVYHLMEIDNPANLFPVKYLEV
- a CDS encoding DUF4387 domain-containing protein, with the protein product MNKKTVKLKDIAKVIRSKNAGPFEITFDIIFKTKEDYEKVKASGVLNKELIARIYSLDPQRILTFVFYDAANAVKITIPRMRPQGSVGEVDMHGAQQYVPLFDIEVPIGA